One genomic region from Microcella humidisoli encodes:
- the glgA gene encoding glycogen synthase, with protein MRVDVISREYPPEVYGGAGVHVAELVRALRDEHDVRVRCFGAPRNEANTHAYLVPGTLSSANPALATLGVDLAIADDVDGADIVHSHTWYANAAGHLAQLLHGIPHVVTAHSLEPLRPWKAEQLGGGYRVSRWIEKTAFESADAVIAVSDGMRRDILRCYPEIDESRVSVIHNGIDLERWQRTIDHDAVRALGIDPDRPSVVFVGRITRQKGLPYLLQAARRLPPEVQLVLCAGAPDTPEILREVQHGVAALQTERTGVVWIERMLSPLELSAVLSSATTFVCPSVYEPLGIVNLEAMACGVAVVGTNTGGIPEVVEDGVTGRLVPIDQVHDGSGTPLDPERFIADLAAILTEVVSDPSTAHAMGAAGRQRAEHMFSWDRIAARTTELYRGLLL; from the coding sequence ATGCGCGTCGACGTGATCAGCCGTGAGTACCCGCCCGAGGTCTACGGGGGAGCAGGCGTGCATGTCGCCGAGCTCGTGCGTGCGCTGCGCGACGAGCACGATGTGCGGGTGCGCTGCTTCGGCGCGCCGCGCAACGAGGCCAACACCCACGCGTACCTCGTTCCCGGCACCCTGAGCTCGGCCAACCCGGCCCTCGCGACCCTCGGCGTCGACCTCGCGATCGCCGACGACGTCGACGGCGCCGACATCGTGCACTCGCACACCTGGTACGCGAACGCCGCAGGACACCTCGCCCAGCTGCTGCACGGTATTCCGCATGTCGTGACGGCGCACAGCCTCGAGCCGTTGCGGCCGTGGAAGGCGGAGCAGCTCGGCGGCGGCTACCGTGTCTCGCGCTGGATCGAGAAGACCGCGTTCGAATCGGCGGATGCGGTGATCGCCGTGAGCGACGGCATGCGCCGCGACATCCTGCGCTGCTATCCCGAGATCGACGAGTCGCGCGTGAGCGTCATCCACAACGGCATCGACCTCGAGCGCTGGCAGCGCACGATCGATCACGACGCCGTGCGGGCACTGGGCATCGACCCCGACCGGCCTTCCGTCGTCTTCGTGGGCCGCATCACGCGGCAGAAGGGCTTGCCCTACCTGTTGCAAGCGGCGCGCCGCCTGCCCCCCGAGGTGCAGCTCGTGCTGTGCGCGGGCGCTCCCGACACGCCCGAGATCCTGCGCGAGGTTCAGCACGGCGTGGCCGCCCTGCAGACCGAGCGCACGGGAGTCGTCTGGATCGAGCGCATGCTCTCACCGCTTGAGCTGTCGGCCGTACTCTCGTCCGCCACGACCTTCGTGTGTCCGAGCGTCTACGAACCGCTCGGCATCGTCAACCTCGAAGCCATGGCGTGCGGGGTCGCCGTCGTCGGCACGAACACGGGCGGAATTCCCGAGGTGGTAGAAGACGGGGTGACCGGTCGGCTGGTGCCGATCGACCAGGTGCACGACGGCTCAGGAACCCCGCTCGACCCCGAGCGCTTCATCGCCGACCTCGCCGCGATCCTGACCGAGGTGGTGAGCGACCCGAGCACGGCGCACGCCATGGGCGCCGCGGGACGTCAGCGCGCCGAGCACATGTTCTCGTGGGACCGGATCGCCGCGCGAACGACCGAGCTGTACCGCGGACTGCTGCTCTGA
- a CDS encoding type B 50S ribosomal protein L31: protein MKTDIHPEYAAVVFRDLASGETFLTRSTVTSEKTIELDGETYPVIDVEISSASHPFYTGKQRIMDSAGRVEKFNQRFKNFGQ, encoded by the coding sequence ATGAAGACTGACATCCACCCCGAGTACGCCGCCGTCGTGTTCCGCGACCTGGCCTCGGGCGAGACCTTCCTCACCCGCTCGACCGTCACGAGCGAAAAGACCATCGAGCTCGACGGTGAGACCTACCCGGTCATCGACGTGGAGATCTCGTCGGCCTCGCACCCGTTCTACACGGGCAAGCAGCGCATCATGGACTCGGCCGGTCGCGTCGAGAAGTTCAACCAGCGCTTCAAGAACTTCGGCCAGTAA
- a CDS encoding 3'-5' exonuclease gives MTLLQRDLAVFDLETTGVDVRTARIVTACIAVLDASGTVVSRRDWLADPGVEIPEGAAAIHGITTERARAEGRPAAEVVAEIVAELHARLSAGLPLVVYNAPYDLSLLRFEAERHGVAPLVDPAPVVDPLVIDKAVDRYRKGKRTLEAAAAHYGVALDGAHDAGVDAIAAGHVARAIVAAHAAKVPDTLDELHTQQAAWHEQQASSFEDYMRTQRDQHFTADRGWPVRH, from the coding sequence GTGACCCTGCTGCAGCGCGACCTCGCCGTCTTCGATCTCGAAACGACGGGGGTGGATGTTCGCACCGCGCGCATCGTCACCGCCTGCATCGCCGTGCTCGACGCCTCCGGCACCGTCGTCTCGCGGCGTGACTGGCTCGCCGACCCCGGGGTCGAGATCCCGGAGGGTGCCGCGGCGATCCACGGCATCACGACGGAACGCGCGCGGGCCGAGGGCCGCCCGGCCGCCGAGGTCGTGGCCGAGATCGTCGCCGAGTTGCACGCCCGGTTGAGCGCGGGGCTGCCCCTCGTCGTCTACAACGCCCCCTACGACCTGTCGCTGCTGCGGTTCGAGGCAGAGCGGCACGGTGTCGCGCCTCTCGTCGACCCGGCTCCCGTCGTCGACCCGCTCGTCATCGACAAGGCCGTCGACCGCTACCGCAAGGGCAAGCGCACGCTCGAGGCCGCCGCGGCCCACTACGGCGTCGCCCTCGACGGCGCCCACGACGCCGGGGTCGACGCGATCGCTGCGGGCCATGTGGCCCGCGCGATCGTCGCGGCGCACGCCGCCAAGGTGCCCGACACCCTCGACGAGCTGCACACCCAGCAGGCCGCGTGGCACGAGCAGCAGGCCAGCAGCTTCGAGGACTACATGCGCACCCAGCGCGACCAGCACTTCACGGCGGACCGCGGCTGGCCCGTTCGGCACTGA
- a CDS encoding ABC transporter permease has product MRLVLTITARNLRLFFRDRAGVVFSLMGALIVFLLYALFLSDLQVRSIAASFPDADASDVRAFVDTWMFAGIIAMTSITTSLGALAVFVEDVASGRFRDFMVSPIRRWQLVLGYLLATVVVALVMTTVVLGASIAYLFLIDGVTIGVFPLALTMFWIVLSCVAFAALWAFVVSFLRSTAAFSALATVVGTIIGFLAGAFIAIGLFPAGVRDIVNALPFAQSAMLMRQQFTEESLRALVGDQPEAIAPLSEFYGITAVVGGAVVPVPLVVALLLAYALAFTALAAWRIRSRLE; this is encoded by the coding sequence ATGCGCCTCGTGCTCACGATCACGGCCCGCAATCTACGTCTGTTCTTCCGTGACCGGGCCGGAGTCGTCTTCTCGCTGATGGGCGCGCTCATCGTCTTCCTTCTCTACGCGCTGTTCCTCTCCGACCTGCAGGTGCGCTCGATCGCGGCGTCCTTCCCCGACGCCGATGCCTCCGACGTGCGCGCCTTCGTCGACACCTGGATGTTCGCGGGCATCATCGCGATGACATCGATCACGACGTCTCTCGGAGCGCTAGCGGTGTTCGTGGAGGATGTCGCGTCCGGGCGATTCCGCGACTTCATGGTGTCGCCGATCCGCCGGTGGCAGCTCGTGCTCGGCTACCTGCTGGCCACCGTCGTGGTCGCACTCGTGATGACGACGGTGGTTCTCGGGGCTAGTATCGCGTACCTGTTCCTGATCGATGGGGTGACGATCGGAGTGTTCCCGCTCGCCCTCACCATGTTCTGGATCGTTCTCTCCTGCGTCGCGTTCGCCGCCCTGTGGGCGTTCGTGGTCTCATTCCTCCGCAGCACGGCCGCGTTCTCGGCGCTCGCGACCGTCGTTGGCACGATCATCGGCTTCCTCGCGGGCGCCTTCATCGCCATCGGTCTGTTCCCCGCGGGCGTTCGCGACATCGTCAATGCGTTGCCGTTCGCGCAGTCCGCGATGCTCATGCGGCAGCAGTTCACGGAAGAGAGCCTTCGTGCCCTCGTGGGCGATCAGCCCGAGGCCATCGCACCGCTCAGCGAGTTCTACGGCATCACCGCCGTCGTCGGAGGCGCTGTCGTTCCCGTGCCCCTCGTCGTCGCGCTCCTGCTCGCGTATGCGCTCGCGTTCACTGCACTCGCGGCCTGGCGCATCCGTTCGCGACTGGAATAG
- a CDS encoding alpha/beta fold hydrolase, with product MSAPSPYADALARIPARDRTLEVLGVSTHLVEYGPLDADRTVVLVHGFRGDHHGLGPVVAQLPGIRFLAPDLPGFGTSEPLADRAHDIEGYVAWLDAFLHAAGVHGTAVLLGHSFGSIVVSAAVASGVPTPRVVLVNPIGQNALAGPRGVLTRLAVGFYRAGAALPEALGFAVLRSRLVTRIMSVTMAKTDDKALLRWIHEEHDRYFSAFANRDSLLEAFRASVSHDVSEYAARVSPSTLLIVADEDDITPLEAQRHLVTLFPDARLEIIEGVGHLVHYEKPVEAAAAIREFLA from the coding sequence ATGAGCGCCCCCTCTCCGTACGCCGATGCCCTCGCGCGCATCCCCGCCCGCGATCGCACGCTCGAGGTGCTCGGAGTCTCGACCCACCTGGTCGAGTACGGGCCGCTCGACGCCGATCGCACGGTCGTGCTCGTGCACGGCTTCCGCGGCGATCACCACGGGCTCGGGCCGGTCGTGGCGCAGTTGCCGGGCATCCGCTTTCTCGCTCCCGACCTGCCCGGATTCGGCACGAGCGAGCCGCTCGCCGACCGTGCGCACGACATCGAGGGGTACGTCGCCTGGCTCGACGCCTTCCTGCACGCGGCGGGCGTGCACGGCACCGCGGTGCTGCTGGGCCACTCCTTCGGTTCGATCGTCGTCTCGGCGGCGGTGGCGAGCGGGGTTCCGACGCCGCGCGTCGTGCTCGTGAACCCCATCGGCCAGAATGCCCTCGCGGGGCCGCGCGGCGTGCTCACGCGCCTCGCCGTCGGCTTCTACCGCGCGGGCGCCGCACTGCCCGAGGCGCTCGGCTTCGCGGTGCTGCGCAGCCGCCTCGTCACGCGCATCATGAGCGTGACCATGGCGAAGACCGACGACAAGGCTCTGCTGCGCTGGATTCACGAAGAGCATGACCGCTACTTCTCGGCCTTCGCGAATCGCGACAGCCTGCTCGAGGCGTTCCGGGCATCCGTCTCGCACGACGTCTCGGAGTACGCGGCCCGCGTGTCGCCCAGCACGCTGCTGATCGTCGCCGACGAAGACGACATCACGCCGCTGGAGGCCCAGCGCCACCTCGTGACGCTGTTCCCGGATGCCCGACTCGAGATCATCGAGGGCGTCGGCCACCTCGTGCACTACGAGAAGCCGGTCGAGGCGGCCGCGGCCATCCGAGAGTTCCTGGCCTAG
- a CDS encoding ABC transporter ATP-binding protein yields MTATASISVSGLTKRYGDLLAVDEVSFDVQAGSVFAFLGTNGAGKSTTIGCITTVLSYDAGVIIVDGYDARRDPGSVREQIGVVFQESMLDAPLTARENLATRARFYSADRSQIAARVAELSALIGLDDFLDRRYGSLSGGQRRRVDIARALLHSPSILFLDEPTAGLDPASRAIVWSTINDLRDAHGLTVFLTTHYMEETENADQVSIIERGRVIAHGSPAQLRARHSSSVLSVITRDRAAFAALASTRGFEVRERGEPLEVRVPDAAAARGLIVDHADDLLDFEFRHGSMDDVFIALTGREPDRGNG; encoded by the coding sequence ATGACAGCCACGGCATCCATCTCGGTGAGTGGGCTCACGAAGCGCTACGGCGACCTTCTCGCCGTCGACGAGGTGTCGTTCGATGTTCAGGCCGGCAGCGTGTTCGCGTTTCTCGGCACGAACGGAGCGGGCAAGTCGACGACCATCGGGTGCATCACCACGGTGCTGTCCTACGACGCCGGAGTGATCATCGTCGACGGCTACGACGCACGGCGAGACCCCGGCTCTGTGCGTGAGCAGATCGGCGTGGTCTTTCAAGAGTCGATGCTCGACGCACCACTGACGGCTCGCGAGAACCTCGCCACCCGGGCCCGCTTCTACAGCGCCGATCGTTCGCAGATCGCGGCTCGCGTCGCCGAGCTGTCCGCCCTCATCGGCCTCGACGACTTTCTCGACCGCCGGTACGGATCCCTCTCCGGCGGTCAGCGCCGACGGGTCGACATCGCGCGTGCTCTCCTCCACTCGCCCTCGATCCTCTTCCTCGACGAACCGACGGCGGGTCTCGATCCCGCGAGCCGGGCGATCGTGTGGTCGACGATCAATGACCTGCGCGACGCGCACGGCTTGACGGTGTTCCTCACCACGCACTACATGGAGGAGACCGAGAACGCCGACCAGGTGAGCATCATCGAGCGCGGTCGCGTCATCGCGCACGGCTCCCCCGCGCAGTTGCGGGCGCGGCACAGCTCGAGCGTGCTCTCGGTCATCACGCGCGATCGGGCGGCGTTCGCAGCCCTGGCCTCGACGCGCGGGTTCGAGGTGCGTGAGCGCGGCGAGCCGCTCGAGGTGCGGGTGCCTGACGCTGCGGCCGCCCGGGGCCTGATCGTCGACCACGCCGACGACCTGCTCGACTTCGAGTTCCGACATGGATCGATGGACGACGTCTTCATCGCGCTGACGGGGCGCGAACCCGATCGAGGCAACGGCTGA
- a CDS encoding glucose-1-phosphate adenylyltransferase, whose protein sequence is MSTPKIFGIVLAGGEGKRLMPLTVDRAKPAVPFAGGYRLIDFALSNLINSGLRQLVVLTQYKSHSLDRHVSQTWRLSGMLNAYVASVPAQQRLGKRWFSGSADAILQSLNLIRDEKPDIVVVVGADHVYRMDFRQMIDAHIANGAGVTVAGIRQPIGLADQFGVIETDPANPQRIAAFHEKPKNAIGLADAPHEVLASMGNYVFDADVLVDAVTRDGEDAESDHDMGGDIVPAFVREGKAFVYDLNLNEVPGSTERDRFYWRDVGTIESFFDAHQDLISALPVFNLYNTEWPIYSQQLNSPPAKFVRDAAGVTGNVIDSIVSLGTVISGSHIERSVLGPWVTIESATVTDTVVFERTTIGAGAVVRRAILDKEVVVAPGAQVGVDHDADRARGLTVTETGIVVAGKGVRIE, encoded by the coding sequence ATGTCGACTCCCAAGATCTTCGGAATCGTGCTCGCCGGCGGTGAGGGCAAGCGGCTCATGCCCCTCACCGTCGACCGGGCGAAGCCCGCTGTGCCCTTCGCGGGCGGCTACCGGTTGATCGACTTCGCGCTGTCGAACCTCATCAACTCCGGCTTGCGGCAGCTCGTCGTGCTCACGCAGTACAAGAGCCATTCGCTCGACCGTCATGTCTCGCAGACCTGGCGCCTGAGCGGCATGCTCAACGCCTACGTCGCCTCCGTGCCCGCGCAGCAGCGCCTCGGCAAACGCTGGTTCTCGGGCTCGGCCGACGCGATCCTGCAGAGCCTCAACCTCATCCGCGACGAGAAGCCCGACATCGTCGTCGTCGTCGGTGCCGACCACGTGTACCGCATGGACTTCCGGCAGATGATCGACGCCCACATCGCCAATGGCGCGGGCGTCACGGTCGCGGGCATTCGTCAGCCGATCGGGCTCGCCGACCAGTTCGGCGTCATCGAGACCGATCCCGCCAACCCGCAGCGCATCGCCGCGTTCCACGAGAAGCCGAAGAACGCGATCGGCCTCGCGGATGCTCCGCACGAGGTGCTCGCCTCGATGGGCAACTACGTGTTCGATGCCGACGTGCTCGTCGACGCGGTGACGCGCGATGGAGAGGACGCGGAGAGCGACCACGACATGGGCGGCGACATCGTTCCGGCATTCGTGCGCGAAGGCAAGGCCTTCGTCTACGACCTGAACCTCAACGAAGTTCCCGGATCCACCGAGCGCGACCGCTTTTACTGGCGCGACGTGGGCACGATCGAGTCGTTCTTCGACGCTCACCAAGACCTCATCTCGGCCCTGCCGGTGTTCAACCTCTACAACACGGAGTGGCCGATCTACTCGCAGCAGCTCAACTCGCCGCCGGCCAAGTTCGTCCGCGACGCGGCAGGGGTGACCGGCAACGTTATCGATTCGATCGTCTCGCTCGGCACCGTCATCTCGGGTTCGCACATCGAGCGCAGCGTGCTCGGGCCGTGGGTGACGATCGAGTCGGCGACGGTCACCGACACCGTCGTGTTCGAGCGCACCACGATCGGCGCGGGCGCCGTCGTGCGGCGGGCTATTCTCGACAAGGAGGTCGTCGTGGCCCCCGGCGCCCAGGTGGGTGTCGACCACGACGCCGACCGTGCTCGTGGCCTCACGGTCACCGAGACGGGCATCGTGGTCGCCGGCAAGGGCGTCCGCATCGAGTAG
- a CDS encoding ABC transporter ATP-binding protein, whose translation MASVLEFDDVSLTRDGSAILSHVSWQVNSDERWVVLGPNGAGKTTMLQVAASLLHPSSGRAVVLDETLGTTDVFELRPRIGFASTALARRIPGNERVLDVVMTASYSVTGRWNEQYDEVDVRRAERVLREWHLDGFADRLFGTLSDGEQKRVQIARAIMTDPELLLLDEPAASLDLGAREELLQLLGAYASEPSSPAMVMVTHHVEEIPSGFTHALLLRGGEIAAAGPLGEVITSEHLTDAFGLGLSVSRDGDRFTARAA comes from the coding sequence ATGGCCAGTGTTCTCGAGTTCGACGATGTCTCTCTGACCCGCGATGGCTCGGCCATCCTCAGCCATGTTTCGTGGCAGGTGAACTCCGACGAGCGCTGGGTGGTGCTCGGCCCGAACGGTGCCGGCAAGACGACGATGCTGCAGGTCGCCGCCTCGCTGCTGCATCCGAGCTCGGGCCGCGCGGTCGTGCTCGACGAGACCCTCGGAACGACCGACGTCTTCGAGCTGCGACCCCGAATCGGCTTCGCCTCGACCGCGCTTGCGCGCCGCATCCCGGGCAATGAGCGCGTGCTCGACGTCGTCATGACGGCCTCGTACTCGGTGACCGGTCGCTGGAACGAGCAGTACGACGAGGTGGATGTTCGGCGCGCCGAGCGCGTGCTGCGCGAGTGGCACCTCGACGGGTTCGCCGACCGGCTGTTCGGCACGCTGAGCGATGGCGAGCAGAAGCGCGTGCAGATCGCGCGTGCGATCATGACCGATCCCGAGCTGCTGCTGCTCGACGAGCCTGCTGCCAGCCTCGACCTCGGCGCTCGGGAAGAGCTGCTGCAGCTGCTCGGTGCCTACGCCAGCGAGCCGAGCTCGCCCGCCATGGTCATGGTGACCCACCACGTCGAGGAGATCCCCTCTGGCTTCACACACGCGCTGCTGCTGCGCGGAGGCGAGATCGCTGCGGCGGGCCCGCTCGGCGAGGTCATCACGAGCGAGCACCTCACCGACGCCTTCGGTCTCGGTCTCTCGGTGTCGCGCGACGGCGACCGCTTCACCGCGCGGGCCGCCTGA
- a CDS encoding YbaK/EbsC family protein, with protein MASGPERFLAATAHLPITPQRMPDSTHTAAEAAAAVGCAVGAIVKSLVFVAVHPDDSREPVLALVCGDNRADLDALAGVLGARVEKADAKTVKETTGYSIGGVPPLGHPAPVRTVVDRDLLRFGTVWSAAGSAYDVFPATPQQLVDWTGGELADIGNR; from the coding sequence ATGGCGAGCGGTCCCGAGCGCTTTCTGGCCGCAACGGCGCACCTGCCGATCACCCCGCAACGGATGCCCGATTCCACCCACACCGCCGCCGAAGCCGCGGCCGCCGTCGGCTGCGCGGTCGGGGCGATCGTGAAGTCGCTCGTCTTCGTCGCGGTGCACCCCGATGACTCGAGAGAGCCCGTGCTCGCGCTCGTGTGCGGCGACAACCGCGCCGACCTCGACGCCCTGGCCGGCGTGCTCGGTGCCCGGGTCGAGAAGGCCGACGCGAAGACCGTCAAGGAGACCACCGGGTACTCGATCGGCGGTGTTCCTCCGCTCGGGCATCCCGCCCCCGTACGCACAGTCGTCGATCGCGACCTGCTGCGCTTCGGGACGGTCTGGTCAGCGGCGGGCAGCGCCTACGACGTCTTCCCGGCCACCCCGCAGCAGCTCGTCGACTGGACGGGCGGCGAGCTCGCCGACATCGGCAACCGCTGA
- the treS gene encoding maltose alpha-D-glucosyltransferase, protein MSFTAPITLPGLALDPQWHRRSVFYEVMVRSFMDSNGDGIGDLAGLISKLDYLQWLGVDALWLPPFFQSPLRDGGYDVADYTAVLPEFGTVEQFRELVTKAHERNMRIVIDLVINHTSDQHPWFQASREDPEGPYGDYYVWSDTDEKYENVRIIFVDTEESNWAFDPVRRQFYWHRFFSHQPDLNFENPKVHDEIFDVVRFWADLGVDGFRLDAIPYLYESDGGSGESEPPTHHFIAKLRAMMDREYPGRVLIAEANQWPNEVAEFFGTDEQPECHMAFDFPVMPRIFYALRSQQATELQRQLSEEVAAPEGSAWGVFLRNHDELTLEMVSEEYRQAMYGWYAYDPRMRANIGIRRRLAPLLDNSRAELELAHALLFSLPGSPFLYYGDEIGMGDNIWLPDRDSSRTPMQWTPDRNAGFSHADPGKLYLPVVQSLVYHYNQINVESQLAQSRSLLHWIRNVIHVRKAHPTFGLGTMRVLETDNESVLAFVREYEGTGTHLGDAPERILCVFSFAHNPVAARIIAPGLEGAELSDLFGGAPFPAVGADGAVTLTMGTQSFYWLHVGDSTGVGASA, encoded by the coding sequence GTGTCGTTCACCGCCCCCATCACCCTGCCCGGACTCGCCCTCGACCCGCAGTGGCATCGCCGCAGCGTCTTCTACGAGGTCATGGTGCGCTCGTTCATGGATTCCAACGGCGACGGCATCGGCGACCTCGCCGGCCTCATCAGCAAGCTCGACTACCTGCAGTGGCTCGGCGTCGACGCCCTCTGGCTGCCGCCGTTCTTCCAGAGCCCGCTGCGCGACGGCGGGTACGACGTCGCCGACTACACGGCCGTGCTGCCCGAGTTCGGCACGGTCGAGCAGTTCCGCGAACTCGTGACGAAGGCGCACGAGCGCAACATGCGCATCGTCATCGACCTCGTCATCAACCACACGAGCGATCAGCACCCCTGGTTCCAGGCCTCGCGTGAAGACCCCGAGGGGCCCTACGGCGACTACTACGTCTGGAGTGACACCGACGAGAAGTACGAGAACGTGCGCATCATCTTCGTCGACACGGAGGAGTCGAACTGGGCCTTCGACCCGGTGCGCCGCCAGTTCTACTGGCACCGCTTCTTCTCACACCAGCCCGACCTCAACTTCGAGAACCCGAAGGTGCACGACGAGATCTTCGACGTCGTGCGGTTCTGGGCCGACCTGGGCGTCGACGGCTTCCGGCTCGACGCGATCCCCTACCTGTACGAGTCCGACGGCGGCTCGGGCGAGAGCGAGCCCCCGACGCACCACTTCATCGCGAAGCTGCGGGCGATGATGGACCGCGAGTACCCCGGCCGCGTGCTCATCGCCGAGGCGAATCAGTGGCCCAACGAGGTGGCCGAGTTCTTCGGCACCGACGAGCAGCCCGAGTGCCACATGGCCTTCGACTTCCCCGTCATGCCACGCATCTTCTACGCCCTCCGCTCGCAGCAGGCGACCGAGCTGCAGCGCCAGCTGAGCGAGGAAGTCGCGGCCCCCGAGGGCAGCGCGTGGGGCGTGTTCCTGCGCAACCATGACGAGCTCACGCTCGAGATGGTGAGCGAGGAGTACCGGCAGGCGATGTACGGCTGGTACGCCTACGACCCGCGCATGCGCGCCAACATCGGCATCCGCCGCCGTCTCGCTCCGCTGCTCGACAATTCGCGGGCAGAGCTCGAGCTCGCCCACGCGCTGCTGTTCAGCCTTCCGGGCAGCCCGTTCCTGTACTACGGCGACGAGATCGGCATGGGCGACAACATCTGGCTGCCCGACCGCGACAGCTCGCGCACACCCATGCAGTGGACGCCCGACCGCAACGCGGGCTTCTCGCACGCCGACCCGGGCAAGCTCTACCTGCCGGTCGTGCAGTCGCTCGTCTACCACTACAACCAGATCAACGTCGAGAGCCAGCTGGCGCAGTCGCGTTCGCTGCTGCACTGGATCCGCAACGTCATCCACGTGCGCAAGGCGCACCCGACCTTCGGCCTCGGCACGATGCGCGTGCTCGAGACCGACAACGAGTCGGTGCTCGCCTTCGTGCGCGAGTACGAGGGCACCGGCACCCATCTGGGCGACGCGCCCGAGCGCATCCTGTGCGTGTTCTCGTTCGCTCACAACCCCGTCGCGGCGCGCATCATCGCGCCGGGGCTCGAGGGCGCCGAGCTGAGCGACCTGTTCGGTGGCGCACCGTTCCCTGCGGTCGGCGCTGACGGCGCGGTCACGCTCACCATGGGCACGCAGAGCTTCTACTGGCTGCACGTCGGAGATTCCACCGGCGTCGGGGCATCGGCCTAG
- a CDS encoding glycosyltransferase family 4 protein — protein sequence MKIVVDCRYVRFPRHDGISRFTAGLVDALLPLLADGESLELLISDERQLPMLPEGLPWHLVSGPTSPREPVVARQVNRVRPDVVFSPMQTMGALGRRYPLVLTLHDLIYYAHPTPPRDLPWPVRLGWRLYHLAWWPQRLLLNRADAVVTVSETTRALMRQHRLTRRSITVVPNAADRPVSVAPRVRPEGVELVYMGSFMPYKGVDTLVAALHHLPGARLHLLSRIRPADRVRFEAAAPAGSLVVHDGVSDEEYAQLLDSATALVTASRDEGFGIPLVEAMGRGTPVVVSDIPIFREIGGETALYAATGDAEAFAARITELLAAGEWERRSAAAPAEAARFDWSRSAAVLLELLREQAALGRSRR from the coding sequence GTGAAGATCGTCGTCGACTGCCGCTATGTGCGGTTTCCGCGCCACGACGGCATCAGCCGGTTCACGGCGGGTCTCGTGGATGCCCTGCTCCCGCTGCTCGCTGACGGTGAGTCGCTCGAGCTGTTGATCAGCGACGAGCGCCAGCTCCCCATGCTGCCCGAGGGACTGCCTTGGCACCTCGTCAGCGGCCCCACGAGCCCGCGTGAGCCCGTTGTAGCACGCCAGGTCAATCGTGTGCGCCCGGACGTCGTCTTCAGTCCCATGCAGACCATGGGGGCGCTCGGGCGGCGCTACCCGCTCGTGCTAACGCTGCACGATCTGATCTACTACGCGCATCCGACGCCGCCGCGCGACCTCCCGTGGCCGGTGCGCCTCGGCTGGCGGCTGTACCACCTGGCGTGGTGGCCGCAGCGGCTCCTGCTGAACCGGGCCGACGCGGTCGTGACCGTGAGTGAGACGACGCGCGCGCTCATGCGGCAACACCGGCTCACGCGGCGCTCGATCACCGTCGTGCCGAACGCCGCCGACCGGCCGGTCTCCGTCGCCCCGCGGGTGCGCCCTGAGGGCGTCGAGCTCGTCTACATGGGCTCGTTCATGCCCTACAAGGGCGTCGACACCCTCGTCGCGGCCCTGCATCACCTGCCCGGCGCTCGGCTGCACCTGCTGAGCCGTATCCGGCCTGCCGATCGCGTCCGGTTCGAAGCCGCCGCGCCCGCGGGCTCGCTCGTCGTGCACGACGGCGTGAGCGACGAGGAGTACGCGCAGCTGCTCGACTCGGCAACGGCGCTCGTGACGGCGTCGCGCGACGAGGGCTTCGGCATCCCGCTCGTCGAGGCCATGGGACGCGGCACCCCCGTCGTCGTGAGCGACATCCCGATCTTCCGCGAGATCGGGGGAGAGACGGCGCTCTATGCGGCGACCGGGGATGCGGAGGCCTTCGCCGCGCGCATCACCGAGCTGCTGGCCGCGGGGGAGTGGGAGCGCCGCTCGGCCGCCGCCCCCGCTGAGGCGGCGCGCTTCGACTGGAGCCGGTCGGCCGCGGTGCTGCTCGAGCTGCTGCGCGAGCAGGCCGCGCTCGGGCGCTCGCGTCGCTAG